A stretch of the Dioscorea cayenensis subsp. rotundata cultivar TDr96_F1 chromosome 4, TDr96_F1_v2_PseudoChromosome.rev07_lg8_w22 25.fasta, whole genome shotgun sequence genome encodes the following:
- the LOC120258938 gene encoding thioredoxin-like fold domain-containing protein MRL7L homolog, chloroplastic isoform X1, with protein sequence MAFLNQQLPLKCSMICLKDVQTRIKCSTICFRESKALQRAQSHPLLKLRASKALDLVLGNRSDDDDDDEESSDDDGPFLMSGEERMELRRKIRQVLDLQPEVEEEMDPEKLRMKALKLARDYSLVVDEEDPDWPEDAEGRGFKLDQFFDKFYIKNVKKDDADEDDEEEKEIVWKDDNYIKAVKDITSSEWEDTVFKDFNPLVILVHHRYRRPKENEKARIELEKAVQMFWDTGLPSPRCVAVDAVVEDELASVLKVSKFPEIIFTKAGKILHRDKVVRSGDEIMAFFYYKAVRPACLEKSAGFRLHFKHKMSNLEVWDGTISQKDFYVALRTLVERWKQVNPSLPQWTWIPSKSTLMGSSCKEEGYLSLENMYDIDRNEECLIVDSFSEREETDDVATLVHSTSNEAHIYDFHIVYSFSYQVPVLYFHGYQSDGQPLNLDEIENDLPPSSSKILRESKWTYMTLGEHPYLHRPWYTLHPCATSDWMKLLLGGTSMKDLDISGYLLSWLSVVGQAVGLSIPLELQQSSSSSSSSSSRRGATKSPTGTEAVAARSGQLSPCWPSSQCSE encoded by the exons ATGGCGTTTCTAAATCAACAACTGCCTTTAAAGTGTTCGATGATATGTCTCAAAGACGTTCAAACGCGCATCAAATGTTCGACGATATGCTTCAGAGAGTCCAAAGCTCTTCAGAGAGCCCAGTCTCATCCTCTTCTCAAGCTGAGAGCTTCCAAAGCTCTGGATCTCGTCCTCGGCAACAGAAGCGACGACGATGACGATGACGAGGAGAGCAGCGATGACGACGGACCCTTTCTCATGTCCGGTGAGGAGAGGATGGAGCTGAGAAGAAAGATAAGGCAAGTGCTGGACTTGCAAccagaggtagaggaagagaTGGATCCGGAGAAGCTAAGGATGAAGGCGCTGAAGCTGGCGAGAGATTACTCTCTTgttgtggatgaggaggatccTGATTGGCCGGAGGATGCTGAGGGGAGAGGGTTTAAGCTTGATCAATTCTTTGACAAGTTCTATATCAAAAACGTCAAGAAGGATGATgcggatgaggatgatgaggaggagaaggagattgTTTGGAAGGATGATAACTACATCAAAGCAGTGAAGGATATCACATCCAGTGAGTGGGAGGACACTGTGTTCAAGGATTTCAATCCTTTGGTCATCCTTGTTCACCATAGATACAGAAG GCCAAAAGAGAATGAGAAGGCAAGGATTGAATTAGAGAAAGCAGTGCAGATGTTTTGGGACACTGGATTACCTTCACCCAGA TGTGTTGCAGTGGATGCTGTTGTTGAAGATGAATTAGCTTCTGTTCTTAAAGTATCAAAGTTCCCTGAGATCATCTTCACTAAAGCCGGCAAAATACTTCACCGTGATAAAg TTGTTCGGAGTGGAGACGAGATAATGGCATTCTTTTACTATAAAGCTGTTAGGCCAGCATGTTTGGAGAAATCAGCTG ggtttaggcTGCACTTCAAACACAAAATGAGCAATCTTGAAGTGTGGGATGGAACAATCTCTCAAAAGGATTTCTATGTTGCTCTTAGAACCCTTGTTGAAAGATGGAAACAAGTTAATCCCAGTCTTCCCCAGTGGACATGGATTCCTAGTAAATCCACACTTATGGGTTCTTCTTGTAAG GAAGAAGGATATTTATCACTAGAGAATATGTATGATATTGATCGGAATGAG GAGTGTCTCATTGTAGACAGCTTCTCCGAGAGAGAAGAGACCGATGATGTCGCTACATTG GTTCATAGCACCAGTAATGAAGCACATATTTATGATTTCCACATTGTATATAGCTTTTCCTACCAGGTTCCAGTTCTCTACTTCCATGGATACCAATCTG ATGGTCAGCCTTTAAATTTGGATGAGATTGAGAATGACCTTCCTCCTTCCTCTTCAAAAATTCTAAGAGAATCAAAATGGACTTACATGACCTTAGGG GAACATCCATATTTGCATCGGCCCTGGTACACATTACACCCTTGTGCGACGAGTGATTGGATGAAGTTACTGCTCGGTGGCACGTCCATGAAGGACCTTGATATCTCGGGCTATTTGCTGTCATGGCTATCGGTGGTCGGCCAGGCGGTCGGATTGAGTATACCTCTTGAATTGCAGCAAAG cagcagcagcagcagcagcagcagcagccgcCGGGGAGCTACGAAGAGCCCTACAGGCACCGAAGCAGTGGCGGCTCGATCGGGCCAGTTATCGCCGTGCTGGCCGTCATCGCAGTGCTCGGAGTGA
- the LOC120258938 gene encoding uncharacterized protein LOC120258938 isoform X2, producing the protein MAFLNQQLPLKCSMICLKDVQTRIKCSTICFRESKALQRAQSHPLLKLRASKALDLVLGNRSDDDDDDEESSDDDGPFLMSGEERMELRRKIRQVLDLQPEVEEEMDPEKLRMKALKLARDYSLVVDEEDPDWPEDAEGRGFKLDQFFDKFYIKNVKKDDADEDDEEEKEIVWKDDNYIKAVKDITSSEWEDTVFKDFNPLVILVHHRYRRPKENEKARIELEKAVQMFWDTGLPSPRCVAVDAVVEDELASVLKVSKFPEIIFTKAGKILHRDKGFRLHFKHKMSNLEVWDGTISQKDFYVALRTLVERWKQVNPSLPQWTWIPSKSTLMGSSCKEEGYLSLENMYDIDRNEECLIVDSFSEREETDDVATLVHSTSNEAHIYDFHIVYSFSYQVPVLYFHGYQSDGQPLNLDEIENDLPPSSSKILRESKWTYMTLGEHPYLHRPWYTLHPCATSDWMKLLLGGTSMKDLDISGYLLSWLSVVGQAVGLSIPLELQQSSSSSSSSSSRRGATKSPTGTEAVAARSGQLSPCWPSSQCSE; encoded by the exons ATGGCGTTTCTAAATCAACAACTGCCTTTAAAGTGTTCGATGATATGTCTCAAAGACGTTCAAACGCGCATCAAATGTTCGACGATATGCTTCAGAGAGTCCAAAGCTCTTCAGAGAGCCCAGTCTCATCCTCTTCTCAAGCTGAGAGCTTCCAAAGCTCTGGATCTCGTCCTCGGCAACAGAAGCGACGACGATGACGATGACGAGGAGAGCAGCGATGACGACGGACCCTTTCTCATGTCCGGTGAGGAGAGGATGGAGCTGAGAAGAAAGATAAGGCAAGTGCTGGACTTGCAAccagaggtagaggaagagaTGGATCCGGAGAAGCTAAGGATGAAGGCGCTGAAGCTGGCGAGAGATTACTCTCTTgttgtggatgaggaggatccTGATTGGCCGGAGGATGCTGAGGGGAGAGGGTTTAAGCTTGATCAATTCTTTGACAAGTTCTATATCAAAAACGTCAAGAAGGATGATgcggatgaggatgatgaggaggagaaggagattgTTTGGAAGGATGATAACTACATCAAAGCAGTGAAGGATATCACATCCAGTGAGTGGGAGGACACTGTGTTCAAGGATTTCAATCCTTTGGTCATCCTTGTTCACCATAGATACAGAAG GCCAAAAGAGAATGAGAAGGCAAGGATTGAATTAGAGAAAGCAGTGCAGATGTTTTGGGACACTGGATTACCTTCACCCAGA TGTGTTGCAGTGGATGCTGTTGTTGAAGATGAATTAGCTTCTGTTCTTAAAGTATCAAAGTTCCCTGAGATCATCTTCACTAAAGCCGGCAAAATACTTCACCGTGATAAAg ggtttaggcTGCACTTCAAACACAAAATGAGCAATCTTGAAGTGTGGGATGGAACAATCTCTCAAAAGGATTTCTATGTTGCTCTTAGAACCCTTGTTGAAAGATGGAAACAAGTTAATCCCAGTCTTCCCCAGTGGACATGGATTCCTAGTAAATCCACACTTATGGGTTCTTCTTGTAAG GAAGAAGGATATTTATCACTAGAGAATATGTATGATATTGATCGGAATGAG GAGTGTCTCATTGTAGACAGCTTCTCCGAGAGAGAAGAGACCGATGATGTCGCTACATTG GTTCATAGCACCAGTAATGAAGCACATATTTATGATTTCCACATTGTATATAGCTTTTCCTACCAGGTTCCAGTTCTCTACTTCCATGGATACCAATCTG ATGGTCAGCCTTTAAATTTGGATGAGATTGAGAATGACCTTCCTCCTTCCTCTTCAAAAATTCTAAGAGAATCAAAATGGACTTACATGACCTTAGGG GAACATCCATATTTGCATCGGCCCTGGTACACATTACACCCTTGTGCGACGAGTGATTGGATGAAGTTACTGCTCGGTGGCACGTCCATGAAGGACCTTGATATCTCGGGCTATTTGCTGTCATGGCTATCGGTGGTCGGCCAGGCGGTCGGATTGAGTATACCTCTTGAATTGCAGCAAAG cagcagcagcagcagcagcagcagcagccgcCGGGGAGCTACGAAGAGCCCTACAGGCACCGAAGCAGTGGCGGCTCGATCGGGCCAGTTATCGCCGTGCTGGCCGTCATCGCAGTGCTCGGAGTGA
- the LOC120259284 gene encoding tryptophan--tRNA ligase, cytoplasmic, with product MAEEKVSSTGEEDSQVVNPWEVTAKDGDKIDYDKLIEQFGCQRLGADLVQRVERLTGRPAHVFLRRGVFFAHRDFDEILDLYERGEKFYLYTGRGPSSEALHFGHLIPFMFTKYLQDAFKVPLVIQLTDDEKCMWKNISIEESKRLARENARDIIACGFDVTRTFIFSDFNYLGGKFYENMVKVANCVTFNKVVGIFGFTREDHIGKISFPPVQAVPSFPSSFPHLFADKNNKVNDNLRCLIPCAIDQDPYFRMTRDVAPRIGYQKPSLIESTFFPALQGENGKMSASDPNSAIYVTDSPKDIKNKVNRYAFSGGQDSIEKHRKLGANLEVDIPVKYLSFFLDDDAELEHIKEEYGSGRMLTGQVKARLIEVLSELVERHRRGRALVTDEMVDAFMAVRPLPFMFS from the exons ATGGCGGAAGAGAAGGTCTCCAGCACTGGAGAGGAGGATTCTCAGGTGGTGAACCCGTGGGAGGTGACGGCCAAGGATGGCGATAAGATTGACTACGACAAGCTCATCGAGCAATTCGGCTGCCAGCGACTCGGCGCTGACCTCGTCCAACGCGTCGAGCGCCTCACCGGCCGCCCAGCCCACGTATTCCTCCGCCGCGGCGTCTTCTTCGCCCACAG GGATTTTGATGAGATTCTTGATTTGTACGAGAGAGGAGAGAAGTTTTATCTCTATACGGGGAGAGGCCCGTCGTCGGAGGCTCTGCATTTTGGCCATTTGATCCCTTTCATGTTCACCAA GTATTTGCAGGATGCATTCAAAGTTCCTCTTGTGATACAACTCACTGATGATGAGAAGTGCATGTGGAAGAACATCTCTATTGAAGAAAGCAAAAGACTTGCTCGAGAAAATGCGAGGGATATCATTGCTTGTGGTTTTGATGTCACAAGAACTTTCATTTTCTCTGATTTTAATTACCTTGGCGG CAAATTTTATGAGAACATGGTCAAAGTTGCAAACTGTGTCACCTTCAATAAA gttgttggaatatttggcttcacaCGTGAAGATCACATTGGAAAAATCAGCTTTCCGCCTGTGCAG GCAGTCCCCTCATTTCCAAGTTCATTTCCTCATCTCTTCGctgacaaaaataataaagttaatgACAACCTCCGCTGCTTGATACCCTGTGCAATAGATCAG GATCCATACTTCCGAATGACTCGCGATGTTGCTCCAAGGATAGGCTACCAGAAACCTTCATTAATTGAATCAACTTTTTTCCCAGCCCTTCAG GGAGAGAATGGAAAAATGTCGGCTAGTGATCCAAATTCTGCCATTTATGTAACAGATTCTCCAAAGGACATAAAGAACAAG GTGAATAGGTATGCTTTCTCTGGTGGACAGGACAGCATTGAGAAGCATAGGAAATTgggagcaaatttggag GTTGATATTCCGGTCAAGTACCTCAGTTtttttcttgatgatgatgCAGAGCTTGAACATATAAAGGAG GAATATGGTTCTGGTCGGATGTTGACAGGCCAAGTTAAGGCACGCCTTATTGAAGTTCTTTCAGAATTGGTGGAAAGACATCGCAGAGGCCGGGCGCTGGTGACTGACGAA ATGGTTGATGCATTCATGGCTGTGAGACCACTCCCCTTCATGTTCAGCTAA
- the LOC120258938 gene encoding thioredoxin-like fold domain-containing protein MRL7L homolog, chloroplastic isoform X4 — translation MAFLNQQLPLKCSMICLKDVQTRIKCSTICFRESKALQRAQSHPLLKLRASKALDLVLGNRSDDDDDDEESSDDDGPFLMSGEERMELRRKIRQVLDLQPEVEEEMDPEKLRMKALKLARDYSLVVDEEDPDWPEDAEGRGFKLDQFFDKFYIKNVKKDDADEDDEEEKEIVWKDDNYIKAVKDITSSEWEDTVFKDFNPLVILVHHRYRRPKENEKARIELEKAVQMFWDTGLPSPRCVAVDAVVEDELASVLKVSKFPEIIFTKAGKILHRDKVVRSGDEIMAFFYYKAVRPACLEKSAGFRLHFKHKMSNLEVWDGTISQKDFYVALRTLVERWKQVNPSLPQWTWIPSKSTLMGSSCKEEGYLSLENMYDIDRNEECLIVDSFSEREETDDVATLVLYWLNSLCSFSLFIAPVMKHIFMISTLYIAFPTRFQFSTSMDTNLMVSL, via the exons ATGGCGTTTCTAAATCAACAACTGCCTTTAAAGTGTTCGATGATATGTCTCAAAGACGTTCAAACGCGCATCAAATGTTCGACGATATGCTTCAGAGAGTCCAAAGCTCTTCAGAGAGCCCAGTCTCATCCTCTTCTCAAGCTGAGAGCTTCCAAAGCTCTGGATCTCGTCCTCGGCAACAGAAGCGACGACGATGACGATGACGAGGAGAGCAGCGATGACGACGGACCCTTTCTCATGTCCGGTGAGGAGAGGATGGAGCTGAGAAGAAAGATAAGGCAAGTGCTGGACTTGCAAccagaggtagaggaagagaTGGATCCGGAGAAGCTAAGGATGAAGGCGCTGAAGCTGGCGAGAGATTACTCTCTTgttgtggatgaggaggatccTGATTGGCCGGAGGATGCTGAGGGGAGAGGGTTTAAGCTTGATCAATTCTTTGACAAGTTCTATATCAAAAACGTCAAGAAGGATGATgcggatgaggatgatgaggaggagaaggagattgTTTGGAAGGATGATAACTACATCAAAGCAGTGAAGGATATCACATCCAGTGAGTGGGAGGACACTGTGTTCAAGGATTTCAATCCTTTGGTCATCCTTGTTCACCATAGATACAGAAG GCCAAAAGAGAATGAGAAGGCAAGGATTGAATTAGAGAAAGCAGTGCAGATGTTTTGGGACACTGGATTACCTTCACCCAGA TGTGTTGCAGTGGATGCTGTTGTTGAAGATGAATTAGCTTCTGTTCTTAAAGTATCAAAGTTCCCTGAGATCATCTTCACTAAAGCCGGCAAAATACTTCACCGTGATAAAg TTGTTCGGAGTGGAGACGAGATAATGGCATTCTTTTACTATAAAGCTGTTAGGCCAGCATGTTTGGAGAAATCAGCTG ggtttaggcTGCACTTCAAACACAAAATGAGCAATCTTGAAGTGTGGGATGGAACAATCTCTCAAAAGGATTTCTATGTTGCTCTTAGAACCCTTGTTGAAAGATGGAAACAAGTTAATCCCAGTCTTCCCCAGTGGACATGGATTCCTAGTAAATCCACACTTATGGGTTCTTCTTGTAAG GAAGAAGGATATTTATCACTAGAGAATATGTATGATATTGATCGGAATGAG GAGTGTCTCATTGTAGACAGCTTCTCCGAGAGAGAAGAGACCGATGATGTCGCTACATTGGTACTATATTGGCTTAACTCATTAtgctctttttcttt GTTCATAGCACCAGTAATGAAGCACATATTTATGATTTCCACATTGTATATAGCTTTTCCTACCAGGTTCCAGTTCTCTACTTCCATGGATACCAATCTG ATGGTCAGCCTTTAA
- the LOC120258937 gene encoding LOW QUALITY PROTEIN: poly(ADP-ribose) glycohydrolase 1-like (The sequence of the model RefSeq protein was modified relative to this genomic sequence to represent the inferred CDS: inserted 1 base in 1 codon) has translation MSNLEVWDGTISQKDFYVAARTLVERWKQVNPSLPQWTWIPSKSTLMGSSCKEEGYLSLENMYHIDRNEECLIVDSFSEREETDDVATLVHSTSNETHIYDFHIVYSFSYQVPVLYFHGYQSDGQPLNLDEIENDLPPSSSKILRESKWTYMTLGEHPYLRRPWYTLHPCATSDWMKLLLGGTSMKDLDISSYLLSWLSVVGQAVGLRIPLELQQRKERGESFWKKRMEGRKDLGSILPFIPLIQRSSALLWPSPAEEALKALSLGPDLSRVDSGEVFFDAILDLRDALGLSDDVLAFKAANGYALFFDKLMSRMDSRMWFGEVVPGLARLLLRLPSLLETHYQDLVEKFEEQSGLRIMGQQESGIVFLSQELVAALLTCSLFCLFPMRARHGKDLPSPINFDYLFAALHANTKQSQEQKIRCLIHYFERVCLRMPTGYVSFERKVLSVEPRSDCMTYPKDDFWRNSSIPXCSFEVFPKGFIEDQNHEALEVDFANEFLGGGALVRGCVQEEIRFMINPELIAGMLFMASMEGNEAIEIVGAERFSSYIGYGSSFRFVGDFLDQKPSDLMGRRKTRIVAIDALDRPRFRQYTVEGLLRETNKAFCGFSDQSNYPCYLKIFQGIGSSKNLSHQYSREVHNQPPDIVTVSNSTFTLPEETKCTNDIVYEYLDIGIATGNWGCGAFGGDPEIKSMIQWLAASQALRPFIHYYTFGDAALQRLEQVTRWILLHGWTVGDLWSILMEYSAQRLNREINIGFFSWLLPRLNHSIEDSS, from the exons ATGAGCAATCTTGAAGTGTGGGATGGAACAATCTCTCAAAAGGATTTCTATGTTGCTGCTAGAACCCTTGTTGAAAGATGGAAACAAGTTAATCCCAGTCTTCCCCAGTGGACATGGATTCCTAGTAAATCCACACTTATGGGTTCTTCTTGTAAG GAAGAAGGATATTTATCACTAGAGAATATGTATCATATTGATCGGAATGAG GAGTGTCTCATTGTAGACAGCTTCTCCGAGAGAGAAGAGACCGATGATGTCGCTACATTG GTTCATAGCACCAGTAATGAAACACATATTTATGATTTCCACATTGTATATAGTTTTTCCTACCAGGTTCCAGTTCTCTACTTCCATGGATACCAATCCG ATGGCCAGCCTTTAAATTTAGATGAGATTGAGAATGACCTTCCTCCTTCCTCTTCAAAAATTCTAAGAGAATCGAAATGGACTTACATGACCTTAGGG GAACATCCATATTTGCGTCGGCCCTGGTACACATTACACCCTTGTGCGACGAGTGATTGGATGAAGTTACTGCTTGGTGGCACGTCCATGAAGGACCTTGACATCTCGAGTTATTTGCTGTCATGGCTATCGGTGGTCGGGCAGGCCGTTGGATTGAGGATCCCTCTTGAATTGCAGCAAAG gaaagaacgcgGGGAAAGCTTTTGGAAGAAGAGGATGGAGGGAAGGAAGGATTTGGGTTCGATCCTGCCGTTCATTCCGTTGATCCAACGGTCGTCGGCACTCTTGTGGCCTTCTCCGGCGGAGGAGGCCCTCAAGGCACTCTCCCTCGGCCCTGACCTTAGCCGCGTGGACTCCGGCGAGGTCTTCTTCGACGCCATTCTCGATCTCAGGGATGCCCTTGGCCTCTCCGATGATGTCTTGGCTTTTAAGGCCGCTAATGGTTATGCTCTCTTCTTCGATAAG CTGATGTCTAGGATGGATTCCAGGATGTGGTTTGGTGAGGTTGTTCCGGGGCTAGCTAGACTGTTGTTGCGTTTGCCTTCTCTTCTAGAAACCCATTATCAGGATTTGGTTGAAAAGTTTGAAGAACAATCTGGCCTTCGCATAATGGGTCAGCAAGAATCCGGCATTGTTTTTCTCAGTCAG GAGTTGGTTGCAGCTCTGCTCACCTGTTCACTGTTCTGTTTGTTTCCAATGCGTGCTAGGCATGGCAAAGATCTTCCATCACCCATCAACTTTGATTATCTCTTTGC AGCTCTTCATGCCAATACAAAACAGAGCCAGGAACAGAAAATAAGGTGCCTTATTCACTATTTTGAGAGGGTATGCTTGCGCATGCCCACAGGTTACGTTTCTTTTGAGCGAAAAGTTCTTTCTGTGGAGCCTAGATCTGACTGCATGACATATCCAAAGGATGATTTTTGGAGGAATTCTTCTATTC TCTGCTCTTTTGAG GTCTTTCCTAAGGGGTTTATTGAAGATCAAAACCATGAAGCTCTGGAGGTAGATTTTGCTAATGAATTTTTAGGAGGAGGGGCTTTGGTTAGAGGTTGTGTGCAg GAAGAGATCAGATTCATGATCAATCCAGAATTAATTGCTGGCATGCTTTTCATGGCTTCCATGGAAGGGAATGAGGCTATCGAAATTGTCGGTGCAGAAAGGTTTTCATCTTATATAGG ATATGGTTCTTCATTTCGTTTTGTGGGTGATTTCCTGGATCAGAAGCCTTCTGATTTAATGGGCAGGAGAAAGACCAGGATTGTTGCAATAGATGCTTTGGACCGTCCAAGATTCAGACAATATACAGTTGAGGGCCTTCTTCG GGAGACCAACAAAgccttttgtggattttctgaTCAATCAAATTATCCATGCTATCTTAAGATTTTTCAAGGGATTGGTTCTTCCAAAAACCTATCACACCAGTACAGCAGGGAAGTTCACAACCAGCCTCCCGACATTGTTACA GTCAGTAATAGCACATTTACTCTGCCTGAAGAAACCAAGTGTACAAATGATATAGTTTATGAATATCTAGACATTGGCATTGCGACCGGGAATTGGGGTTGCGGAGCTTTCGGCGGGGATCCTGAGATCAAAAGTATGATCCAGTGGCTTGCAGCATCACAG GCTTTGCGACCGTTCATTCATTACTATACCTTCGGAGACGCGGCCTTGCAGAGATTAGAACAG GTTACCAGATGGATATTGTTGCATGGATGGACAGTGGGAGATTTATGGAGCATTTTGATGGAGTACTCAGCTCAAAGATTAAACAGAGAAATTAACATTGGGTTCTTTAGCTGGCTTCTGCCTCGGCTCAATCACAGTATTGAAGATTCTTCTTGA
- the LOC120258938 gene encoding thioredoxin-like fold domain-containing protein MRL7L homolog, chloroplastic isoform X3, producing MAFLNQQLPLKCSMICLKDVQTRIKCSTICFRESKALQRAQSHPLLKLRASKALDLVLGNRSDDDDDDEESSDDDGPFLMSGEERMELRRKIRQVLDLQPEVEEEMDPEKLRMKALKLARDYSLVVDEEDPDWPEDAEGRGFKLDQFFDKFYIKNVKKDDADEDDEEEKEIVWKDDNYIKAVKDITSSEWEDTVFKDFNPLVILVHHRYRRPKENEKARIELEKAVQMFWDTGLPSPRCVAVDAVVEDELASVLKVSKFPEIIFTKAGKILHRDKVVRSGDEIMAFFYYKAVRPACLEKSAGFRLHFKHKMSNLEVWDGTISQKDFYVALRTLVERWKQVNPSLPQWTWIPSKSTLMGSSCKEEGYLSLENMYDIDRNEECLIVDSFSEREETDDVATLVHSTSNEAHIYDFHIVYSFSYQVPVLYFHGYQSDGQPLNLDEIENDLPPSSSKILRESKWTYMTLGEHPYLHRPWYTLHPCATSDWMKLLLGGTSMKDLDISGYLLSWLSVVGQAVGLSIPLELQQRSISTRVINPKDKSL from the exons ATGGCGTTTCTAAATCAACAACTGCCTTTAAAGTGTTCGATGATATGTCTCAAAGACGTTCAAACGCGCATCAAATGTTCGACGATATGCTTCAGAGAGTCCAAAGCTCTTCAGAGAGCCCAGTCTCATCCTCTTCTCAAGCTGAGAGCTTCCAAAGCTCTGGATCTCGTCCTCGGCAACAGAAGCGACGACGATGACGATGACGAGGAGAGCAGCGATGACGACGGACCCTTTCTCATGTCCGGTGAGGAGAGGATGGAGCTGAGAAGAAAGATAAGGCAAGTGCTGGACTTGCAAccagaggtagaggaagagaTGGATCCGGAGAAGCTAAGGATGAAGGCGCTGAAGCTGGCGAGAGATTACTCTCTTgttgtggatgaggaggatccTGATTGGCCGGAGGATGCTGAGGGGAGAGGGTTTAAGCTTGATCAATTCTTTGACAAGTTCTATATCAAAAACGTCAAGAAGGATGATgcggatgaggatgatgaggaggagaaggagattgTTTGGAAGGATGATAACTACATCAAAGCAGTGAAGGATATCACATCCAGTGAGTGGGAGGACACTGTGTTCAAGGATTTCAATCCTTTGGTCATCCTTGTTCACCATAGATACAGAAG GCCAAAAGAGAATGAGAAGGCAAGGATTGAATTAGAGAAAGCAGTGCAGATGTTTTGGGACACTGGATTACCTTCACCCAGA TGTGTTGCAGTGGATGCTGTTGTTGAAGATGAATTAGCTTCTGTTCTTAAAGTATCAAAGTTCCCTGAGATCATCTTCACTAAAGCCGGCAAAATACTTCACCGTGATAAAg TTGTTCGGAGTGGAGACGAGATAATGGCATTCTTTTACTATAAAGCTGTTAGGCCAGCATGTTTGGAGAAATCAGCTG ggtttaggcTGCACTTCAAACACAAAATGAGCAATCTTGAAGTGTGGGATGGAACAATCTCTCAAAAGGATTTCTATGTTGCTCTTAGAACCCTTGTTGAAAGATGGAAACAAGTTAATCCCAGTCTTCCCCAGTGGACATGGATTCCTAGTAAATCCACACTTATGGGTTCTTCTTGTAAG GAAGAAGGATATTTATCACTAGAGAATATGTATGATATTGATCGGAATGAG GAGTGTCTCATTGTAGACAGCTTCTCCGAGAGAGAAGAGACCGATGATGTCGCTACATTG GTTCATAGCACCAGTAATGAAGCACATATTTATGATTTCCACATTGTATATAGCTTTTCCTACCAGGTTCCAGTTCTCTACTTCCATGGATACCAATCTG ATGGTCAGCCTTTAAATTTGGATGAGATTGAGAATGACCTTCCTCCTTCCTCTTCAAAAATTCTAAGAGAATCAAAATGGACTTACATGACCTTAGGG GAACATCCATATTTGCATCGGCCCTGGTACACATTACACCCTTGTGCGACGAGTGATTGGATGAAGTTACTGCTCGGTGGCACGTCCATGAAGGACCTTGATATCTCGGGCTATTTGCTGTCATGGCTATCGGTGGTCGGCCAGGCGGTCGGATTGAGTATACCTCTTGAATTGCAGCAAAG ATCTATAAGTACACGTGTCATCAATCCAAAGGACAAATCTCTCTAA